Proteins from a genomic interval of Sugiyamaella lignohabitans strain CBS 10342 chromosome C, complete sequence:
- the RKM4 gene encoding Rkm4p (Ribosomal lysine methyltransferase; specific for monomethylation of Rpl42ap and Rpl42bp (lysine 55); nuclear SET-domain containing protein; GO_component: GO:0005634 - nucleus [Evidence IEA,IEA]; GO_component: GO:0005634 - nucleus [Evidence IDA] [PMID 14562095]; GO_function: GO:0008168 - methyltransferase activity [Evidence IEA]; GO_function: GO:0016279 - protein-lysine N-methyltransferase activity [Evidence IGI,IMP] [PMID 18957409]; GO_function: GO:0016740 - transferase activity [Evidence IEA]; GO_process: GO:0032259 - methylation [Evidence IEA]; GO_process: GO:0018026 - peptidyl-lysine monomethylation [Evidence IGI,IMP] [PMID 18957409]), producing the protein MPSVDDFNDKTTAFWKWLVANGVEISPKVAIHDYRAQNQGRGLRAEEDIQEDEILFTIPRKSVIAVDNDSRFVEFLKSSGEETDPWFGLIAYMMSIQSSDRWKPYFDILPDSFNTPMFWSDEDIERLRGSALIDKIGKKEADNSYHEQVVPLLNSPGASEFFSGDIDTSINAFHRMGSLIMSYGFDIEPSKSTNSTSNHGNDGNEDEEDDDVDAVKAMVPLADILNAHTRLCNAHLCHTDDNSVLEMRSIKKIAKGDQIYNTYGELPNSDLMRRYGYAQAGGTEFDVVEISTDLIIDAVKSELVNSSTKLTNQDIDAQFGTLAKLDQDNDIIDEAYDIPVSGELEPETIMLTLFLQLTEQSQGYKPRAVLESIYNKAQSGELTTESLPILQRAINSRLAMYPAHLVSEIRNDRTPDLSDEVFTTRAKMCQEVLIGEIRILLNCLDWVKDCAVLPSTSIFTGLKKKREPDTGASDPAKRQRH; encoded by the coding sequence ATGCCGAGTGTGGACGATTTTAACGACAAGACCACGGCGTTTTGGAAGTGGCTGGTGGCCAACGGGGTCGAGATCTCGCCGAAAGTGGCTATTCATGACTACCGGGCCCAGAACCAGGGCCGTGGGCTGCGTGCCGAAGAGGATATTCAGGAGGACGAGATTTTGTTTACTATTCCTAGAAAGTCTgttattgctgttgataacGACAGCAGGTTTGTGGAGTTTCTGAAATCGTCAGGTGAAGAGACAGATCCGTGGTTCGGACTAATTGCGTACATGATGAGCATCCAAAGCTCGGACCGATGGAAGCcatattttgatattcttcCTGATTCGTTCAATACACCCATGTTTTGGAGTGACGAGGACATTGAGAGGCTGCGTGGGTCGGCtttaattgataaaatcGGCAAAAAAGAAGCCGACAATAGCTACCATGAACAAGTAGTGCCGCTGTTGAACAGTCCAGGAGCATCAGAGTTTTTCAGTGGTGATATCGACACATCAATCAACGCATTCCACAGAATGGGCAGTCTGATTATGTCGTACGGATTCGATATCGAACCTTCTAAAAGCACAAACTCCACTAGCAACCACGGAAACGATGGGAAcgaggatgaggaagatgacgatgtgGATGCAGTCAAAGCCATGGTTCCACTGGCGGATATTCTGAATGCACACACTCGCCTGTGTAATGCCCATTTATGTCATACAGACGACAACAGTGTATTAGAAATGAGATCTATCAAGAAAATCGCTAAAGGAGACCAGATTTATAACACATATGGTGAGCTGCCGAACAGCGATCTGATGCGCAGATATGGCTATGCCCAAGCAGGTGGTACCGAGTTCGATGTTGTTGAAATCAGTACTGATCTGATTATTGACGCTGTTAAAAGCGAGCTCGTGAATTCCAGTACCAAACTGACCAACCAGGATATCGACGCTCAATTTGGGACACTTGCCAAACTAGATCAAGATAACGATATTATTGACGAAGCATACGACATTCCCGTGTCCGGCGAGCTTGAACCGGAAACTATAATGCTCACGCTGTTTCTACAACTGACAGAACAGTCTCAAGGATACAAACCACGAGCGGTTCTCGAATCAATCTACAACAAAGCACAATCTGGCGAGCTAACCACCGAGTCACTCCCCATCCTCCAACGGGCCATCAACAGTCGACTTGCCATGTACCCCGCACACCTTGTGTCGGAAATCCGAAACGACCGCACCCCGGACCTCTCAGACGAGGTGTTCACGACCCGCGCCAAAATGTGCCAAGAAGTGCTCATTGGCGAGATCCGCATCCTCCTCAACTGTCTCGACTGGGTCAAAGACTGTGCCGTTCTCCCCTCGACCTCCATCTTCACCGGACTCAAGAAAAAGCGCGAACCCGACACCGGGGCCTCTGACCCGGCAAAACGCCAGCGACACTAA
- the HAT2 gene encoding Hat2p (Subunit of the Hat1p-Hat2p histone acetyltransferase complex; required for high affinity binding of the complex to free histone H4, thereby enhancing Hat1p activity; similar to human RbAp46 and 48; has a role in telomeric silencing; GO_component: GO:0005737 - cytoplasm [Evidence IEA,IEA]; GO_component: GO:0005737 - cytoplasm [Evidence IDA] [PMID 8858151]; GO_component: GO:0005737 - cytoplasm [Evidence IDA] [PMID 9575221]; GO_component: GO:0000123 - histone acetyltransferase complex [Evidence IPI] [PMID 14761951]; GO_component: GO:0000123 - histone acetyltransferase complex [Evidence IDA,IPI] [PMID 8858151]; GO_component: GO:0000123 - histone acetyltransferase complex [Evidence IDA] [PMID 9575221]; GO_component: GO:0005634 - nucleus [Evidence IEA,IEA]; GO_component: GO:0005634 - nucleus [Evidence IDA] [PMID 14761951]; GO_component: GO:0005634 - nucleus [Evidence IDA] [PMID 9575221]; GO_function: GO:0004402 - histone acetyltransferase activity [Evidence IDA,IMP] [PMID 8858151]; GO_function: GO:0004402 - histone acetyltransferase activity [Evidence IMP] [PMID 9575221]; GO_function: GO:0042393 - histone binding [Evidence IDA] [PMID 8858151]; GO_process: GO:0006281 - DNA repair [Evidence IEA]; GO_process: GO:0006974 - cellular response to DNA damage stimulus [Evidence IEA]; GO_process: GO:0006333 - chromatin assembly or disassembly [Evidence IDA] [PMID 8858151]; GO_process: GO:0016568 - chromatin modification [Evidence IEA]; GO_process: GO:0006348 - chromatin silencing at telomere [Evidence IGI] [PMID 10982821]; GO_process: GO:0016573 - histone acetylation [Evidence IDA,IMP] [PMID 8858151]; GO_process: GO:0016573 - histone acetylation [Evidence IMP] [PMID 9575221]), which produces MVANRLQNRSQRTRLLQKSTSNGRKTARRCTDWCPRQHCCGRLSRSNGSRKSSKYPLHSPSHSCEAGATRVWGGTPAAGGTTTLHSPSPNTPRRNEDRVTQNILLGTYSAGSETQEYLQVGQVQYPSSFKDGDVGSQVASQVVIKKQFAHNGDVNRARYQPQSPNIVATASVSGDIYIYDIQNPTDQTPRTLKHHTENGYGLTWNPVRAGLLATGSDDSTVAIWDTNKEGEIRPSIVYSHHTDIVNDVDWHREGNLLGSVSDDKSLLIYDTRDSSNQPHLSVKEAHSEAVNSLAFSPFSRNMLATVSADQTVALWDMRNLSKTLHSLIGHNQSVTSVKWSPHIDGTIATAGTDRRVVIWDISRIGEEQTPEDAEDGPPELTFMHGGHTSAVTDFDWNPVPEYSWIIGSTSEDNIGQYWAPLESITQAGKPVVRQIDPHVLE; this is translated from the coding sequence ATGGTGGCTAACAGGTTGCAGAATCGCAGTCAGAGGACCAGGTTATTGCAGAAGAGTACCTCGAATGGAAGAAAAACTGCCCGGCGCTGTACCGACTGGTGTCCGAGACAGCACTGCTGTGGCCGTCTCTCACGTTCCAATGGCTCCCGCAAATCGAGTAAGTACCCCCTCCATAGTCCCagccactcctgcgaagcaggagcaaccagggtctggggcggaaccccagccgccggaggcacaaccaCCCTCCACAGTCCTAGTCCTAACACCCCCAGACGCAACGAAGATCGTGTGACCCAGAATATCCTGCTGGGAACGTACAGTGCTGGATCCGAGACACAAGAGTATTTACAGGTTGGTCAAGTGCAGTACCCGTCGTCGTTTAAGGACGGAGATGTAGGGTCACAGGTGGCGAGTCAGGTGGTTATTAAGAAACAGTTTGCACATAACGGAGATGTCAATCGAGCCAGGTACCAGCCCCAGTCGCCCAATATCGTGGCTACTGCCAGTGTTTCGGGTGATATCTATATTTACGACATTCAGAACCCCACGGATCAGACTCCGCGGACTTTGAAACACCACACTGAGAACGGATACGGTTTGACGTGGAATCCAGTTCGAGCTGGGTTGTTAGCTACTGGGTCGGATGACAGCACAGTAGCTATATGGGACACGAATAAAGAAGGTGAAATACGGCCCAGTATAGTATATTCTCACCACACGGATATTGTTAATGATGTGGACTGGCACAGGGAAGGGAATCTTCTTGGTTCGGTGTCTGATGATAAGAGTCTTCTTATATACGATACGCGAGACTCGAGTAACCAGCCACATCTGTCAGTCAAAGAAGCACATTCCGAAGCGGTCAATTCACTGGCATTCAGTCCATTCAGCAGAAATATGCTGGCTACAGTATCTGCTGACCAGACTGTGGCTCTTTGGGACATGCGAAACCTTTCCAAGACACTTCACTCGCTCATTGGCCATAACCAGTCGGTGACGTCTGTCAAATGGAGTCCACACATAGACGGCACTATTGCGACTGCCGGAACTGACCGACGAGTCGTGATCTGGGATATCAGTCGAATCGGAGAAGAGCAAACGCCAGAAGACGCCGAAGACGGCCCTCCTGAACTGACGTTCATGCACGGAGGACACACCAGTGCCGTCACCGATTTCGACTGGAATCCCGTACCCGAATACTCATGGATCATTGGCAGTACTAGTGAAGACAACATCGGTCAGTACTGGGCACCACTTGAGTCCATCACCCAGGCTGGCAAGCCCGTGGTCCGCCAGATAGATCCTCACGTACTTGAGTAA
- a CDS encoding 54S ribosomal protein L50, mitochondrial yields MRNQLHPSNGASYVVKGTPLKIPVRTREEIIAEKEAQQAEIARQQLQQQEADVNDRSHHQKGYNDVLSALGIRSDKPPSSSSSRSTGSTSRLDFLNFPSKKDSSSAAASSESASSSSTSTSTSTSANLFVLQSAIQSLPPNLIIQRDSQTSGFLKKNLKTAEFAKHIHKLTGADVAENHISFTIATKAGKVPSTQIDHVGTYEVVFKLSPEISISRKVSVQATGNVSVESTSRPLNAELPDSVAAETTSPSPATAPASTPEPAAKSAKSKAFEWENDLLVNLQDKREK; encoded by the coding sequence ATGCGCAACCAGCTCCATCCGAGCAATGGCGCTTCGTACGTGGTCAAGGGAACTCCTTTAAAGATCCCGGTTAGAACCAGGGAAGAGATTATTGCCGAGAAAGAGGCCCAACAGGCCGAAATCGCccgccagcagctgcaacagcaggagGCCGATGTCAATGACAGGAGTCACCATCAGAAAGGTTATAACGACGTTCTTTCGGCATTGGGCATTCGTTCTGATAAGCCTccatcgtcttcgtcatcgaGATCTACTGGTTCGACTTCTCGTTTGGACTTTTTGAACTTCCCGTCGAAAAAGGACTCCAGCTCGGCCGCTGCCAGCTCTGAAtctgcatcttcttcatccacaTCCACATCCACATCCACATCAGCGAACCTGTTCGTTCTTCAGTCCGCTATCCAGTCATTACCACCCAATCTGATTATTCAAAGAGACTCTCAGACTTCGGGATTCTTGAAAAAGAATCTTAAAACTGCTGAGTTCGCTAAACATATTCACAAACTCACCGGAGCTGATGTCGCTGAAAACCATATTTCCTTCACAATCGCAACCAAGGCTGGCAAAGTGCCATCCACTCAAATCGACCATGTCGGAACCTACGAGGTTGTTTTCAAACTATCACCAGAGATTTCTATTTCTCGCAAGGTGTCTGTTCAAGCCACAGGTAATGTGTCTGTAGAGTCCACTTCAAGACCATTGAACGCCGAACTACCGGACTCTGTAGCTGCTGAGACCACTTCTCCCAGTCCTGCTACTGCACCAGCTTCTACCCCAGAACCGGCTGCTAAGTCCGCGAAATCCAAGGCCTTCGAGTGGGAAAACGATCTGCTCGTCAACTTACAGGATAAGCGCGAAAAGTAG
- the IAH1 gene encoding Iah1p (Isoamyl acetate-hydrolyzing esterase; required in balance with alcohol acetyltransferase to maintain optimal amounts of isoamyl acetate, which is particularly important in sake brewing; GO_component: GO:0005575 - cellular_component [Evidence ND]; GO_function: GO:0016787 - hydrolase activity [Evidence IEA,IEA]; GO_function: GO:0016788 - hydrolase activity, acting on ester bonds [Evidence IEA]; GO_function: GO:0016788 - hydrolase activity, acting on ester bonds [Evidence IDA] [PMID 10855721]; GO_process: GO:0006083 - acetate metabolic process [Evidence IDA] [PMID 10855721]; GO_process: GO:0016042 - lipid catabolic process [Evidence IEA]; GO_process: GO:0006629 - lipid metabolic process [Evidence IEA,IEA]), whose amino-acid sequence MSAGGDKRSISLNKIVIFGDSLTQKANEQDTGFGLVPALQDLYTRKFDVLTRGFMGYTSAHGRYMIDPILDAEHRPKDNCTVELLILFWGSNDSTLEEWPSHVPIPDYLDNMRYMIKAAQSRGISRIILVAPALYDEIKGYPDNSVMKFLEYGQALKTLTSEFDVGFIDLWHEFTDYLGWKEGDPVPGKLGDNSPIDLVNLLPDSIHFSGEAYRIYYNALIKVIDDKFPDIKSDNLTEIMPPWDSIPIKELPDCLWK is encoded by the coding sequence ATgagtgctggtggtgataagAGATCGATAAGTTTGAATAAGATAGTCATTTTCGGCGACTCGCTGACGCAGAAAGCTAATGAGCAAGATACGGGGTTCGGTCTGGTTCCGGCTCTTCAGGATCTGTATACCCGCAAGTTCGATGTTCTCACCAGAGGGTTTATGGGTTATACTTCAGCTCATGGTCGATATATGATCGACCCCATTCTCGATGCCGAACATCGTCCGAAAGACAATTGTACTGTAGAActgctgattctgttctGGGGGTCGAACGACTCTACTCTGGAAGAATGGCCGTCTCATGTGCCCATTCCAGACTATCTCGATAACATGCGATATATGATAAAAGCAGCCCAATCGCGAGGCATTTCCAGGATCATTCTGGTAGCCCCTGCTTTGTACGACGAAATTAAAGGGTATCCAGACAATTCGGTCATGAAGTTCCTCGAATATGGCCAGGCTCTTAAAACACTGACCTCCGAGTTCGATGTCGGGTTTATTGATCTGTGGCACGAGTTCACAGACTATCTCGGCTGGAAAGAAGGCGACCCCGTGCCCGGAAAACTTGGAGACAACTCGCCAATCGATTTGGTCAACCTCCTTCCAGACTCTATCCATTTCAGCGGCGAAGCCTACCGCATCTACTACAACGCTCTCATCAAAGTCATCGACGACAAATTCCCCGACATCAAATCCGACAATCTCACGGAAATCATGCCTCCCTGGGACAGCATTCCTATCAAGGAGCTCCCAGACTGTTTGTGGAAGTag
- the NMD5 gene encoding Nmd5p (Karyopherin; a carrier protein involved in nuclear import of proteins; importin beta homolog; GO_component: GO:0005737 - cytoplasm [Evidence IEA,IEA]; GO_component: GO:0005737 - cytoplasm [Evidence IDA] [PMID 22842922]; GO_component: GO:0005737 - cytoplasm [Evidence IDA] [PMID 9852143]; GO_component: GO:0016021 - integral component of membrane [Evidence ISM] [PMID 12192589]; GO_component: GO:0034399 - nuclear periphery [Evidence IDA] [PMID 22842922]; GO_component: GO:0005634 - nucleus [Evidence IEA,IEA]; GO_component: GO:0005634 - nucleus [Evidence IDA] [PMID 9852143]; GO_function: GO:0008536 - Ran GTPase binding [Evidence IEA]; GO_function: GO:0008565 - protein transporter activity [Evidence IMP] [PMID 9755161]; GO_function: GO:0008565 - protein transporter activity [Evidence IDA] [PMID 9852143]; GO_process: GO:0006886 - intracellular protein transport [Evidence IEA]; GO_process: GO:0006606 - protein import into nucleus [Evidence IMP,ISS] [PMID 9755161]; GO_process: GO:0015031 - protein transport [Evidence IEA]; GO_process: GO:0006810 - transport [Evidence IEA]): MSLVEVFANTLSADQGVRQVAEQQLAEAGKDPGLVFALLDVIGSTGDLSVCMSASLYLKNYIFECWNRRSNNIEAGTGGSGSRNSQDSSFSDHANAGGTSIEKHGGVASGPVVLSVDQRNLFREKLLNTLVVVPHHAALTPLVAALQFIITSEPFPQAWPGLLPFVSQLLDSSSPKEVYIAVLCLVEVLRSYRWHDKASENRDQIIEAFLPKLVELGMSLIQGIPENQANLETTGEIIWRILKVYKQATASNLSPLLQNRNQLERWLNLFISVITVVGDEDTSGSGESAAGASSVSSSGSPTVGGGSGPNSASHSRSSSSVSIGQGLLELAAWRKCYKWSFTLVNLLFVRYSVIPELTKRSPNQDLVQEHAIYHEFSQLFITSFAPEVCKMYIDRVRGLPRTVSLKQTASPEVALARSRAQRLIILFFVNCLQIESLWTIVLSELDMILNKIIFSNLRMKERDLYSYQYEPDQFFYEQEDQQEFLFSTKVTAGTFVQALVARRASVALPGVLMTVNNILEIQLNNLTDLECCLDVDAALQIMISIAEAPPTARSPIILNQMGKFINNYILPIFHKSNQLFLYSRSFQLIVTYASIIGFGEDVLKPICENILKCLDSTDDVLTKINAAIALEALLKYDFVVQTQSPTIQHTMEKILELYDTDVVSEKLANVMEVLVSTFSRELIPFAVKLCRHLSSQLLRILDELRENQEETQARGGQIDYEFLDEKADNAQHILGTLSTLLNSFQDYGQEVSGLEETIANMVKPVLDSGEVDLYPEMAELVDIIILTNRSVSEGLWNSVFNSFYEAFQTQPEASIEAIILSTTNFVAYGGAGITKERLEKIFQMIHYAVNEPQVELHVKKNASQLIEFILIAIPDSAAYSITDLIPFVIQMPGRSLNMIVACLYRDALRSLTANNNSLVNMFDELLSEWTRATIYGRELKVNIGAALQVVSLRDDNLVSLEQRIALFQFIINKVELVRPPLTTSTNSAEQPTQNTFEFVTEPYSFARVEDESSQIEEELPPSLDAAIDSIDIRTMYTKIVNELATSGPEYTQTLVQSLSPHQREIHTSLLQNPH; the protein is encoded by the coding sequence ATGTCGTTGGTAGAGGTGTTTGCGAACACGCTAAGTGCGGATCAGGGGGTCAGACAGGTTgctgagcagcagctggctgAGGCTGGGAAGGACCCCGGTCTGGTTTTTGCGTTACTGGATGTTATTGGCTCGACGGGTGATTTGTCCGTGTGTATGAGTGCTTCTTTGTATCTCAAGAACTACATTTTCGAGTGTTGGAACAGACGGAGCAATAATATCGAGGCCGGTACTGGCGGCAGTGGTAGCCGTAATAGCCAGGACAGCTCGTTTTCCGATCATGCAAATGCGGGTGGTACTAGTATTGAGAAGCATGGCGGAGTTGCTAGTGGTCCTGTGGTGCTCAGTGTGGATCAGAGAAACTTGTTCAGAGAAAAACTGCTGAATACTCTAGTAGTTGTCCCTCATCACGCAGCATTGACTCCTTTAGTAGCTGCTTTACAGTTTATTATCACATCAGAACCGTTTCCACAGGCCTGGCCTGGCCTGCTGCCGTTTGTATCACAGCTGCTAGACAGTTCGAGCCCGAAAGAAGTGTACATAGCGGTTTTGTGTCTGGTGGAGGTGCTACGGTCGTATCGCTGGCACGACAAGGCAAGTGAAAACAGAGATCAGATCATAGAAGCATTTCTTCCAAAGCTTGTAGAATTGGGAATGTCACTGATCCAGGGAATTCCTGAGAACCAGGCTAATCTGGAAACCACTGGTGAGATTATCTGGCGAATTCTAAAGGTGTATAAACAGGCCACGGCGTCTAATTTATCGCCATTGCTCCAGAATCGCAATCAGTTGGAGAGGTGGCTTAACTTGTTCATATCTGTAAttactgttgttggtgatgaggATACTAGTGGCAGCGGAGAGAGCGCTGCTGGAGCTAGCAGCGTGAGTTCAAGTGGTTCGCCAACTGTTGGGGGTGGCAGTGGACCAAACAGTGCATCACACTCAcgatcttcttcatcagtaaGCATAGGACAGGGACTTTTGGAGCTAGCAGCATGGAGAAAGTGTTATAAATGGTCATTTACGCTTGTCAACTTATTGTTTGTGAGATATTCAGTAATCCCTGAGCTGACTAAACGAAGCCCTAACCAGGACCTTGTTCAGGAGCACGCCATATATCACGAATTCTCCCAGTTATTCATCACATCGTTTGCACCTGAAGTGTGCAAAATGTACATAGATCGAGTTCGCGGACTTCCACGAACCGTTTCGTTGAAACAGACAGCATCACCAGAAGTTGCTCTGGCTAGATCTAGGGCTCAAAGACTGATTATTCTGTTCTTTGTAAACTGTCTTCAAATCGAGTCATTATGGACAATAGTTCTGAGCGAACTTGATATGATTCTAAACAAGattatattttcaaatttgCGCATGAAAGAGAGGGATTTGTATTCATACCAGTACGAACCAGACCAGTTTTTCTATGAACAAGAAGACCAGCAAGAGTTTCTGTTTAGCACCAAGGTGACAGCAGGAACTTTTGTGCAGGCACTGGTGGCTCGACGAGCCTCTGTAGCACTACCAGGAGTGCTAATGActgtaaataatattctcgAGATTCAACTCAATAACCTGACTGATTTGGAGTGCTGTTTagatgttgatgctgcGTTACAGATAATGATATCTATTGCCGAGGCACCTCCAACAGCACGAAGTCCAATCATTCTTAATCAGATGGGTAAGTTCATTAACAACTACATTTTACCAATATTCCACAAATCGAACCAACTGTTTCTGTATTCACGGTCGTTCCAACTTATAGTTACTTATGCTTCAATAATCGGTTTTGGTGAGGATGTGTTGAAACCAATTTGTGAGAATATCCTCAAGTGTTTAGATTCAACCGACGATGTTCTGACGAAAATCAACGCTGCTATTGCACTCGAGGCTCTTTTGAAATATGACTTTGTTGTCCAGACACAATCACCCACTATTCAGCATACAATGGAGAAGATTCTTGAATTGTATGATACCGACGTTGTGTCGGAAAAGCTTGCCAATGTCATGGAAGTGCTTGTATCGACGTTTTCAAGAGAGTTGATTCCATTTGCAGTCAAGTTATGCCGACACTTGTCGAGTCAGTTGCTCCGTATTTTGGATGAGTTACGAGAGAACCAGGAAGAAACTCAGGCCCGTGGCGGGCAAATTGACTATGAATTTTTAGACGAAAAAGCTGATAATGCTCAGCATATTTTGGGAACTTTATCGACACTTTTGAACTCATTCCAGGATTACGGACAAGAAGTTTCTGGATTAGAAGAGACCATTGCCAACATGGTTAAACCTGTACTTGACAGTGGTGAGGTGGATCTGTATCCAGAGATGGCAGAACTGGTTGACATTATCATTTTGACCAATCGGTCAGTATCAGAAGGACTCTGGAATAGTGTGTTTAACAGTTTCTACGAGGCATTCCAGACGCAACCAGAAGCCAGTATCGAGGCCATTATATTAAGTACGACCAACTTTGTGGCATATGGAGGAGCAGGAATCACTAAAGAGAGACTTGAAAAGATCTTCCAGATGATCCACTACGCCGTCAATGAGCCCCAGGTGGAATTACACGTCAAGAAGAATGCATCGCAGCTTATCGAGTTCATCTTGATCGCCATTCCAGACTCGGCAGCATATTCCATCACCGATTTGATTCCATTTGTCATTCAGATGCCTGGACGGAGCTTGAACATGATAGTGGCATGTCTATACCGAGACGCTTTACGAAGTCTTActgccaacaacaacagtttAGTAAACATGTTTGACGAGCTGTTGTCCGAATGGACAAGAGCCACTATTTATGGTCGCGAACTCAAGGTTAACATTGGAGCAGCATTGCAAGTAGTTTCGCTACGAGATGACAACCTCGTGTCGTTGGAACAACGCATTGCCCTCTTCcaattcatcatcaacaaagtGGAATTAGTACGACCACCACTGACAACTAGCACCAATTCTGCTGAACAACCCACGCAAAACACATTTGAGTTCGTGACCGAGCCATACAGTTTTGCCAGGGTAGAAGACGAGTCATCACAAATCGAGGAAGAGCTGCCTCCTAGCCTCGATGCCGCCATTGACTCTATCGACATCCGAACGATGTATACAAAAATCGTCAACGAGCTTGCGACCTCAGGCCCCGAGTACACACAAACGCTCGTTCAAAGTCTCTCCCCACACCAGCGAGAGATTCACACGTCGCTTCTCCAAAACCCACACTAA